From one Pagrus major chromosome 21, Pma_NU_1.0 genomic stretch:
- the zzz3 gene encoding ZZ-type zinc finger-containing protein 3 isoform X2 — protein MAASRSSRVTRSSVGLNGLDENFCGRTLRNRSIAQPEETSVSPLPRARSPKKKQDARQESKQDARQESKQDSKQDARQDSKQDAKQDARQNSKQDAKQESKQESRQDAKQGAKQESKQDTKQGAKQESKQESKQDTKQDTKQDAKQGAKQGAKQESKQESKQESKQESKQDTKQGPKQESKQESKQESKQESKQDAKQESRQDFKEDAKQDTKQDAKHDSNQVAKEDNLQDGQQQASLQAKVTDLNASPAEAEQWTSSRKRGVSCLEKDISPEKSENCDRGKGARDVCPQIKRAKRCSRSGESQGHEEDSELSEPESPVSVPESSKDNSCEEFSSQNSANAAPASPVLSKEEGELMGGSADDGHVDCDRPAQPPNAHKASNGLRENKPEEPSTLTEEPSANPTPAANCPSLLNGSQMGTPSSPDSAVPCRNSVPVQMEVSGSGESPASSALTFEAITEDPVPELIVAKEQEVEEVEVDVVGDSLCLAHEEQVMESENDTNGRPLTPVQEATASTSASITNMNCSPIINNSNSGETTPPLATTPSPTEPGCNPSISSTPPSFTELYEHRYTLRTSPRRAANGGKASSSKLSSPPRDNGPLREEGEVVVGLEEDCPMVEEPAPSDSVGPSSEELVSVDPGDGAGDDEGLPVEGKEAESSKEVTRSQAAEEEEEEEEEEEPDVYYFESDHLALKHNKDYQRLLQTIGVLEAQRTQAILDLETLARHQREALADPISFVEQLQKRVNLGLPCPQRVVQLPDIAWEQYTSGLGDFEREFCDKKRKTRRLKLIFDKGLPDRPKSPVEPKKEGESSTMYSSLPTSDAPENGRQTQMIRGRICHPNKPDTFNQLWTVEEQKKLEQLLVKFPPEEVESRRWQKIADELGNRTAKQVASRVQKYFIKLTKAGIPVPGRTPNLCMYTKKASSKRQHHLNKHLYRPSTFLTSYEPPVFMDEDDERAAYYGSAQDPSADDSDEEAIPMELRNLPEYKELIELKRLKKQTLQEIREDKVGMRHVGYKCDVCGMEPIQGVRWHCQDCPPDNSVDFCSNCSDCLFKTETHKPNHRLEPVHQSDTFLDRDYCLPQSTGYNYLDPNYFPANR, from the exons ATGGCCGCGTCCCGTTCCTCGCGCGTCACAAGGTCGTCAGTGGGGCTCAATGGATTGGATGAGAACTTTTGTGGTCGAACCCTCAGGAACCGCAGCATCGCCCAGCCGGAGGAGACCTCTGTGTCTCCGCTACCTCGTGCCCGCTCCCCCAAGAAGAAGCAGGACGCCAGGCAGGAATCGAAGCAGGACGCCAGGCAGGAGTCGAAGCAGGACTCAAAGCAGGACGCCAGGCAGGACTCGAAACAGGACGCCAAACAGGACGCCAGGCAGAACTCGAAACAGGACGCCAAACAGGAGTCAAAGCAGGAGTCAAGGCAGGACGCCAAGCAGGGCGCCAAGCAGGAGTCAAAGCAGGACACCAAGCAGGGTGCCAAGCAGGAGTCAAAGCAGGAGTCAAAGCAGGACACCAAGCAGGACACCAAGCAGGACGCCAAGCAGGGCGCCAAGCAGGGCGCCAAGCAGGAATCAAAGCAGGAGTCAAAGCAGGAGTCAAAGCAGGAGTCAAAGCAGGACACCAAGCAGGGCCCCAAGCAGGAGTCAAAGCAGGAGTCAAAGCAGGAGTCAAAGCAGGAGTCGAAACAGGACGCCAAGCAAGAGTCGAGGCAAGACTTTAAGGAGGATGCTAAACAGGACACAAAGCAGGACGCCAAGCATGATTCAAATCAGGTTGCCAAGGAGGACAATCTGCAAGATGGTCAGCAGCAGGCCTCTTTGCAGGCAAAGGTAACTGACTTGAATGCTTCTCCTGCTGAGGCGGAGCAGTGGACCAGCTCCAGAAAGCGGGGCGTGTCCTGTTTAGAAAAAGACATTAGTCCCGAGAAATCCGAGAACTGTGATAGAGGGAAGGGGGCTCGGGATGTCTGCCCTCAAATCAAAAGGGCCAAGCGTTGCTCCCGCTCTGGAGAGTCTCAGGGACACGAGGAGGACTCTGAGCTTTCGGAACCTGAAAGTCCAGTCTCTGTCCCAGAGTCAAGCAAGGACAACAGTTGTGAAGAATTTTCCAGCCAAAACTCTGCTAACGCAGCTCCTGCCTCACCGGTCCTCAGTAAAGAGGAAGGTGAGCTGATGGGTGGGTCAGCAGATGATGGTCATGTGGACTGTGACAGGCCAGCTCAGCCCCCGAATGCTCACAAGGCTTCTAATGGACTCAGAGAGAACAAACCGGAGGAACCTAGCACACTCACTGAAGAGCCTAGTGCAAATCCCACCCCTGCCGCCAACTGCCCGTCGCTGCTCAACGGCAGTCAGATGGGGACTCCCTCATCCCCAGACTCCGCTGTGCCTTGTAGAAACTCTGTCCCTGTGCAGATGGAGGTCTCTGGCTCAGGGGAATCGCCAGCCTCATCTGCGCTGACATTTGAGGCCATTACAGAGGATCCTGTCCCTGAGTTGATAGTGGCcaaggagcaggaggtggaggaggtggaggttgATGTGGTGGGCGACTCACTGTGTCTGGCCCATGAGGAGCAGGTGATGGAGAGCGAGAACGATACCAATGGCCGACCGCTAACACCGGTGCAGGAAGCTACTGCCTCCACCTCCGCTTCTATAACCAACATGAACTGTAGTCCAATCATCAACAACAGCAACTCAGGAGAAACTACACCCCCGCTAGCAACAACCCCCTCCCCCACAGAGCCAGGGTGCAACCCCTCAATATCCAGCACGCCCCCCTCCTTCACAGAGCTCTATGAACACAGATACACCCTGCGGACTTCACCCAGGAGGGCTGCCAATGGTGGCAAGGCCTCCTCCTCCAAGCTCAGCTCTCCCCCCAGAGACAATGGTCCCTTGAGGGAAGAGGGGGAAGTGGTGGTTGGGCTGGAGGAGGACTGCCCTATGGTGGAGGAACCTGCTCCTTCAGACTCTGTTGGCCCCTCCAGTGAGGAGCTGGTCTCCGTGGATCCAGGAGACGGGGCAGGTGATGACGAAGGTTTGCCTGTGGAGGGCAAAGAGGCCGAGTCAAGCAAGGAGGTGACACGGAGCCAGGctgcagaagaggaggaggaggaggaggaggaggaggagccagaCGTGTATTACTTTGAGTCAGACCACCTGGCTcttaaacacaacaaaga TTATCAGAGGCTGCTGCAGACCATCGGAGTTCTCGAGGCCCAGCGCACGCAGGCCATCCTGGACCTGGAGACGTTGGCGCGTCACCAGAGAGAGGCGCTTGCCGATCCCATCAGCTTtgtggagcagctgcagaaacGG GTGAATTTGGGCTTGCCGTGTCCTCAACGGGTGGTCCAGCTCCCTGACATTGCATGGGAGCAGTACACCTCAGGCCTCGGTGACTTTGAGAGAGAGTTCTGTGACAAGAAACGCAAAACCAGGCGGCTAAAGCTGATCTTCGACAAAG GTTTGCCTGATCGACCAAAAAGTCCTGTGGAACCCAAGAAGGAAGGCGAATCCTCCACCATGTATTCATCTCTGCCTACTAGTGACGCTCCAGAGAATGGCAGGCAAACGCAG ATGATCAGGGGGAGGATTTGTCACCCAAACAAGCCTGACACATTTAACCAGCTGTGGACTGTGGAGGAACAG AAAAAACTGGAGCAGCTTCTTGTTAAGTTCCCTCCCGAGGAAGTCGAGTCCAGAAGGTGGCAGAAGATTGCTGATGAGCTGGGCAATCGTACAGCAAAACAG GTTGCCAGTAGGGTTCAGAAGTACTTCATCAAACTGACAAAAGCTGGTATCCCCGTGCCTGGAAGAACACCCAACCTGTGCATGTACACTAAAAAG GCATCCAGTAAGAGGCAGCACCACCTCAACAAGCACCTGTACCGGCCGTCTACTTTCCTCACCTCCTATGAGCCTCCGGTCTTCATGGACGAAGATGATGAGCGCGCTGCATATTATGGCAGCGCGCAGGACCCCTCGGCTGATGACTCG GACGAGGAGGCGATACCTATGGAGTTGAGAAATTTGCCAGAGTACAAAGAGCTCATAGAGCTGAAGCGTCTGAAAAAACAGACGCTCCAGGAGATCCGGGAGGACAAGGTCGGGATGCGGCACGTCGGCTACAAG TGCGACGTCTGTGGCATGGAGCCCATCCAGGGAGTGCGGTGGCACTGTCAGGACTGTCCGCCCGACAACTCTGTCGATTTCTGCTCCAACTGCTCCGACTG CTTGTTCAAGACCGAGACCCACAAGCCTAATCATCGTTTGGAACCAGTGCACCAGTCTGACACCTTTCTGGACAGGGACTACTGCCTGCCGCAGAGCACAGGCTACAACTACCTGGACCCTAACTACTTTCCAGCCAACAGATGA
- the zzz3 gene encoding ZZ-type zinc finger-containing protein 3 isoform X1 produces the protein MLVAIPSISAHILLQRREHQDEETVGTRRSMAASRSSRVTRSSVGLNGLDENFCGRTLRNRSIAQPEETSVSPLPRARSPKKKQDARQESKQDARQESKQDSKQDARQDSKQDAKQDARQNSKQDAKQESKQESRQDAKQGAKQESKQDTKQGAKQESKQESKQDTKQDTKQDAKQGAKQGAKQESKQESKQESKQESKQDTKQGPKQESKQESKQESKQESKQDAKQESRQDFKEDAKQDTKQDAKHDSNQVAKEDNLQDGQQQASLQAKVTDLNASPAEAEQWTSSRKRGVSCLEKDISPEKSENCDRGKGARDVCPQIKRAKRCSRSGESQGHEEDSELSEPESPVSVPESSKDNSCEEFSSQNSANAAPASPVLSKEEGELMGGSADDGHVDCDRPAQPPNAHKASNGLRENKPEEPSTLTEEPSANPTPAANCPSLLNGSQMGTPSSPDSAVPCRNSVPVQMEVSGSGESPASSALTFEAITEDPVPELIVAKEQEVEEVEVDVVGDSLCLAHEEQVMESENDTNGRPLTPVQEATASTSASITNMNCSPIINNSNSGETTPPLATTPSPTEPGCNPSISSTPPSFTELYEHRYTLRTSPRRAANGGKASSSKLSSPPRDNGPLREEGEVVVGLEEDCPMVEEPAPSDSVGPSSEELVSVDPGDGAGDDEGLPVEGKEAESSKEVTRSQAAEEEEEEEEEEEPDVYYFESDHLALKHNKDYQRLLQTIGVLEAQRTQAILDLETLARHQREALADPISFVEQLQKRVNLGLPCPQRVVQLPDIAWEQYTSGLGDFEREFCDKKRKTRRLKLIFDKGLPDRPKSPVEPKKEGESSTMYSSLPTSDAPENGRQTQMIRGRICHPNKPDTFNQLWTVEEQKKLEQLLVKFPPEEVESRRWQKIADELGNRTAKQVASRVQKYFIKLTKAGIPVPGRTPNLCMYTKKASSKRQHHLNKHLYRPSTFLTSYEPPVFMDEDDERAAYYGSAQDPSADDSDEEAIPMELRNLPEYKELIELKRLKKQTLQEIREDKVGMRHVGYKCDVCGMEPIQGVRWHCQDCPPDNSVDFCSNCSDCLFKTETHKPNHRLEPVHQSDTFLDRDYCLPQSTGYNYLDPNYFPANR, from the exons gtgCCCACAttctgctgcagaggagagagcacCAGGATGAGGAGACTGTAGGCACCCGCCGTAGTATGGCCGCGTCCCGTTCCTCGCGCGTCACAAGGTCGTCAGTGGGGCTCAATGGATTGGATGAGAACTTTTGTGGTCGAACCCTCAGGAACCGCAGCATCGCCCAGCCGGAGGAGACCTCTGTGTCTCCGCTACCTCGTGCCCGCTCCCCCAAGAAGAAGCAGGACGCCAGGCAGGAATCGAAGCAGGACGCCAGGCAGGAGTCGAAGCAGGACTCAAAGCAGGACGCCAGGCAGGACTCGAAACAGGACGCCAAACAGGACGCCAGGCAGAACTCGAAACAGGACGCCAAACAGGAGTCAAAGCAGGAGTCAAGGCAGGACGCCAAGCAGGGCGCCAAGCAGGAGTCAAAGCAGGACACCAAGCAGGGTGCCAAGCAGGAGTCAAAGCAGGAGTCAAAGCAGGACACCAAGCAGGACACCAAGCAGGACGCCAAGCAGGGCGCCAAGCAGGGCGCCAAGCAGGAATCAAAGCAGGAGTCAAAGCAGGAGTCAAAGCAGGAGTCAAAGCAGGACACCAAGCAGGGCCCCAAGCAGGAGTCAAAGCAGGAGTCAAAGCAGGAGTCAAAGCAGGAGTCGAAACAGGACGCCAAGCAAGAGTCGAGGCAAGACTTTAAGGAGGATGCTAAACAGGACACAAAGCAGGACGCCAAGCATGATTCAAATCAGGTTGCCAAGGAGGACAATCTGCAAGATGGTCAGCAGCAGGCCTCTTTGCAGGCAAAGGTAACTGACTTGAATGCTTCTCCTGCTGAGGCGGAGCAGTGGACCAGCTCCAGAAAGCGGGGCGTGTCCTGTTTAGAAAAAGACATTAGTCCCGAGAAATCCGAGAACTGTGATAGAGGGAAGGGGGCTCGGGATGTCTGCCCTCAAATCAAAAGGGCCAAGCGTTGCTCCCGCTCTGGAGAGTCTCAGGGACACGAGGAGGACTCTGAGCTTTCGGAACCTGAAAGTCCAGTCTCTGTCCCAGAGTCAAGCAAGGACAACAGTTGTGAAGAATTTTCCAGCCAAAACTCTGCTAACGCAGCTCCTGCCTCACCGGTCCTCAGTAAAGAGGAAGGTGAGCTGATGGGTGGGTCAGCAGATGATGGTCATGTGGACTGTGACAGGCCAGCTCAGCCCCCGAATGCTCACAAGGCTTCTAATGGACTCAGAGAGAACAAACCGGAGGAACCTAGCACACTCACTGAAGAGCCTAGTGCAAATCCCACCCCTGCCGCCAACTGCCCGTCGCTGCTCAACGGCAGTCAGATGGGGACTCCCTCATCCCCAGACTCCGCTGTGCCTTGTAGAAACTCTGTCCCTGTGCAGATGGAGGTCTCTGGCTCAGGGGAATCGCCAGCCTCATCTGCGCTGACATTTGAGGCCATTACAGAGGATCCTGTCCCTGAGTTGATAGTGGCcaaggagcaggaggtggaggaggtggaggttgATGTGGTGGGCGACTCACTGTGTCTGGCCCATGAGGAGCAGGTGATGGAGAGCGAGAACGATACCAATGGCCGACCGCTAACACCGGTGCAGGAAGCTACTGCCTCCACCTCCGCTTCTATAACCAACATGAACTGTAGTCCAATCATCAACAACAGCAACTCAGGAGAAACTACACCCCCGCTAGCAACAACCCCCTCCCCCACAGAGCCAGGGTGCAACCCCTCAATATCCAGCACGCCCCCCTCCTTCACAGAGCTCTATGAACACAGATACACCCTGCGGACTTCACCCAGGAGGGCTGCCAATGGTGGCAAGGCCTCCTCCTCCAAGCTCAGCTCTCCCCCCAGAGACAATGGTCCCTTGAGGGAAGAGGGGGAAGTGGTGGTTGGGCTGGAGGAGGACTGCCCTATGGTGGAGGAACCTGCTCCTTCAGACTCTGTTGGCCCCTCCAGTGAGGAGCTGGTCTCCGTGGATCCAGGAGACGGGGCAGGTGATGACGAAGGTTTGCCTGTGGAGGGCAAAGAGGCCGAGTCAAGCAAGGAGGTGACACGGAGCCAGGctgcagaagaggaggaggaggaggaggaggaggaggagccagaCGTGTATTACTTTGAGTCAGACCACCTGGCTcttaaacacaacaaaga TTATCAGAGGCTGCTGCAGACCATCGGAGTTCTCGAGGCCCAGCGCACGCAGGCCATCCTGGACCTGGAGACGTTGGCGCGTCACCAGAGAGAGGCGCTTGCCGATCCCATCAGCTTtgtggagcagctgcagaaacGG GTGAATTTGGGCTTGCCGTGTCCTCAACGGGTGGTCCAGCTCCCTGACATTGCATGGGAGCAGTACACCTCAGGCCTCGGTGACTTTGAGAGAGAGTTCTGTGACAAGAAACGCAAAACCAGGCGGCTAAAGCTGATCTTCGACAAAG GTTTGCCTGATCGACCAAAAAGTCCTGTGGAACCCAAGAAGGAAGGCGAATCCTCCACCATGTATTCATCTCTGCCTACTAGTGACGCTCCAGAGAATGGCAGGCAAACGCAG ATGATCAGGGGGAGGATTTGTCACCCAAACAAGCCTGACACATTTAACCAGCTGTGGACTGTGGAGGAACAG AAAAAACTGGAGCAGCTTCTTGTTAAGTTCCCTCCCGAGGAAGTCGAGTCCAGAAGGTGGCAGAAGATTGCTGATGAGCTGGGCAATCGTACAGCAAAACAG GTTGCCAGTAGGGTTCAGAAGTACTTCATCAAACTGACAAAAGCTGGTATCCCCGTGCCTGGAAGAACACCCAACCTGTGCATGTACACTAAAAAG GCATCCAGTAAGAGGCAGCACCACCTCAACAAGCACCTGTACCGGCCGTCTACTTTCCTCACCTCCTATGAGCCTCCGGTCTTCATGGACGAAGATGATGAGCGCGCTGCATATTATGGCAGCGCGCAGGACCCCTCGGCTGATGACTCG GACGAGGAGGCGATACCTATGGAGTTGAGAAATTTGCCAGAGTACAAAGAGCTCATAGAGCTGAAGCGTCTGAAAAAACAGACGCTCCAGGAGATCCGGGAGGACAAGGTCGGGATGCGGCACGTCGGCTACAAG TGCGACGTCTGTGGCATGGAGCCCATCCAGGGAGTGCGGTGGCACTGTCAGGACTGTCCGCCCGACAACTCTGTCGATTTCTGCTCCAACTGCTCCGACTG CTTGTTCAAGACCGAGACCCACAAGCCTAATCATCGTTTGGAACCAGTGCACCAGTCTGACACCTTTCTGGACAGGGACTACTGCCTGCCGCAGAGCACAGGCTACAACTACCTGGACCCTAACTACTTTCCAGCCAACAGATGA